A window of Brevinema andersonii genomic DNA:
CTGATATAAATCACCTTTTAGTTCAATACGGACATTATTGTCAGGCAGATAACCCAAAAATCGATAAAAATCTTCCCTCGCATACAAACGAAGTCGTTCTGCATTGAAAAATGTAGGCTGTGCTGAATAATATTGAGAACGAGTCAAAATAACATCATAATCAGAAACACGGCCGTTTCTGTAGTTTATTTCAGCTGAACGAAGCTGATCTTGCAGCTGTTTAAGCCGTTCTAATGTCACTCGAACTTCTTCTTCTCGGAGAAATTGCTCGTAATAACGCGTTACTGCTTTATAAACCGTATTTCTCATCAAATTACTATAAGTATTAGCCGCATTAAGATAGGTTTCCTTAGAAATACGATAGTTATAAACATTGGCAAAACCAGCGAATAAACGCCGCGAAAGTGAAATCGAAGGGATACCAATATCAATAGTAAATCCTTCAGACGTAGCAGCAATATCTTGGGGATTTTTGGAAGTTGTGAACAGATCCCTGGCGGTTACAGATGCTCCTACTTTCAAAGTAGGTACATATAAATCTTGAATAGACCCCGTATAACTAGCTTGTGCGACATCAAAATCTTTTTTTGACTGTGCAAGTTCCAAGTTATTAGCTACAGCCATATCAATAACATCTTGTATCGACCAAATATTAGTTACCGATGCTGGTGTGAAATTTACAGTTTGTTCCAAATTATTGGCACGTTCTAATAGCAATTCCAAGTCGTAAAGTTCCTGATTAGGAAATAAGCTTTCTGGCAGTACAGTCTGCTGGGAAAACAAAGATACAACAGTTGTCAGAGACAACCCAAGATATAAGCAAAATTTACAGATATACATCCCAAGCTCCTTATGATTAAGAGATAATTCACATATTTAAGGGCAAATTCTTATAAAAAGATTCGTTATCCAGCAAACAAAATACAATATATATAAATTTACTACTTTTTTTGCCAAAGAACAAATTTATCTTTGGTTATGTACCAGATTTATAAAATGGTTGCCTCTTTCTTCATAAGATTGGTAAAGATCAAAAGACGAACCACCAGGGGAAAGAATAATACAATCGCCAATTTGTGCATGATTTCGAGCTGCTACAAAAGCTTCTTCAAGCGTACCCCAAATAGAAGATTTGTTTTGTATACCCCATATTTCGTAAAGTGTTTGAGCCATTTCCCCAAACAATGCGACATATTTAGTTTTTTCTTCCACAAGCCCGACCAGCGCAGAAAAGTCGGCATTTTTGGAACGTCCTCCGGCAATTAAAACAACAGGCTGTTCAAATGCGGTCAATGCAATTTGAACAGCTTGAGGCGATGTTGCTTTGGAGTCGTTATAATAGCTGATTCCATCAATAGAAGCTACAAACTGCAGGCGATGGTCGACACCCGGAAAAGAAATCAACGCTTGTTTAATAATTACATCACTTACTCCCAAAAAACGCGCAAATGCCAAAACAATTAAAGCATTTTGCCGCTGATGCACCCCGGGAACTTTTAGAGGTTTTTTACCTAAAAAATCATTCAATGCCTCAAGATTAAGAGGACATTGAGTATGATTCTTAGAAAAAAAAATCATTTGTGCTGAACAATCTCGTTGAAATAAATCAGCAAAAATATCGTCATCATTAATCAACGCTAAATCCGCATGAGTCATATTTAGGAAAATATTTTTTTTGGCAAGTGCATAATCTTGAAGCGACTCATATCGATCAAGATGGTCTTCAGAAATATTAATAACAACAGCCGCATGCGCATGAAATTCTGATAAAGACTCCAGTTGAAAACTGGATAGTTCCAGAATAAAAACATAATCATCATATTTTTCATCAAAAAAATCAAAAATAGGTGTTCCTACATTTCCAGCCAACACACATTTTTTTTGCTGCGACACGGTATAATAAAGCCACATTGCTACAGTTGTTTTACCATCGGTCCCCGTAACGGCAATATATTGACGCTTGGGAAATTGCCGATAAAAATATTCAATATCATTCAAAACAGGAATATTTTTGGCAAGTGCAGCACGGAGCAGAGGAATAGAACGAGGAACGCCAGGACTAACAAAGACTATTTCTATGGGAAACTGCTTTAAAATATCAGGTGTTTGGTTGCCTAAAAAATCAAGTATTTTTGTTGGTTCACCTAATTCTTTTATCAAAGATTTTTTTTCAGCATCCGACACCGAATCAGTAATAATCAGAGTATACCCCTGCTTAAGCAGATACTTGGATAGGGAAAACGAAGTCCGTTTGGTAAACCCTGCAATCAGAACATAAGGCATAATTACAAAACCTTAAAAATTTTGCTTCTATTATAGCATACAAATATTTTTTTTACTATAATTTTGCTATATTTTATTGATTTTTATCAGAAAATATCGCATAATTTTACCATAGAGAGGAATGGGCCAATGTCAAAAAAAATGGTGCTGATTATCGACGATGAAGACAACATTCGCAGCGGGTTAATGCTATCCTTGAAAAGCGAAGGTTTTGATGTTCAGGGAGCTGCCAGTGGTGTAGAAGCGTTAGACAAGATCAATCTTTTTTTGCCAGATCTTATCGTTTCTGACATCAAGATGCCAGGACTCAACGGGCTTGAACTCTTGGAGCAAGTAAAAATAAAACATCCCAATATTCCCGTTATTATGTTGACAGGTCATGCAGGATTGGATGATGCTGTTACCGCGATGAAACTAGGAGCTTATGATTTTCTGACAAAACCGGTACATTTGGACAAGCTTATTCTCCTGATTCAACGCGCGATTGCTCAAATGGACCAGCATCAGCAATTGCAGAACCTCAGCGAGCAGCTTGAAAAACATAAAGATATGGAAAATATTATTGGCAGTTCGGGGTGTATTAAAAAATTGCAGGAAATGATTAGACAAATCGCACCAACAGATGCTACTGTGCTGTTACAAGGAGAAAGCGGTGTAGGAAAAGAAATTTTTGCGTCTGCCATCCACCAAAATAGTATGCGTTCTTTGGGGCCTTTTGTCAAAGTGCACTGCGGTGCCCTGCCGGAAAACCTGCTAGAAAGCGAACTCTTTGGCCACGAAAAAGGGGCATTCACTGGAGCAACAGCGCGA
This region includes:
- the murD gene encoding UDP-N-acetylmuramoyl-L-alanine--D-glutamate ligase, with the protein product MPYVLIAGFTKRTSFSLSKYLLKQGYTLIITDSVSDAEKKSLIKELGEPTKILDFLGNQTPDILKQFPIEIVFVSPGVPRSIPLLRAALAKNIPVLNDIEYFYRQFPKRQYIAVTGTDGKTTVAMWLYYTVSQQKKCVLAGNVGTPIFDFFDEKYDDYVFILELSSFQLESLSEFHAHAAVVINISEDHLDRYESLQDYALAKKNIFLNMTHADLALINDDDIFADLFQRDCSAQMIFFSKNHTQCPLNLEALNDFLGKKPLKVPGVHQRQNALIVLAFARFLGVSDVIIKQALISFPGVDHRLQFVASIDGISYYNDSKATSPQAVQIALTAFEQPVVLIAGGRSKNADFSALVGLVEEKTKYVALFGEMAQTLYEIWGIQNKSSIWGTLEEAFVAARNHAQIGDCIILSPGGSSFDLYQSYEERGNHFINLVHNQR
- a CDS encoding TolC family protein, which codes for MYICKFCLYLGLSLTTVVSLFSQQTVLPESLFPNQELYDLELLLERANNLEQTVNFTPASVTNIWSIQDVIDMAVANNLELAQSKKDFDVAQASYTGSIQDLYVPTLKVGASVTARDLFTTSKNPQDIAATSEGFTIDIGIPSISLSRRLFAGFANVYNYRISKETYLNAANTYSNLMRNTVYKAVTRYYEQFLREEEVRVTLERLKQLQDQLRSAEINYRNGRVSDYDVILTRSQYYSAQPTFFNAERLRLYAREDFYRFLGYLPDNNVRIELKGDLYQITNVKFSEFDENESLAYIFSNDTELATLRTALANSRSTKGLKNAQRMPSLDISFDYTPSWGRDIAVANFSESAYNGSYGVTASLSVPVLEWIPGTGIASQVKAAQEEIKKAEFKLLDAEERKLIDIKNTLLSIRELNQSVAALQISTEQASVAARIAQVQYRNGRVSILDLNRAQVDYIEAKKKLLAAIYDELSANLNLQQSMNPLPMFLDEVKKIEALNQ
- a CDS encoding sigma-54-dependent transcriptional regulator, with product MSKKMVLIIDDEDNIRSGLMLSLKSEGFDVQGAASGVEALDKINLFLPDLIVSDIKMPGLNGLELLEQVKIKHPNIPVIMLTGHAGLDDAVTAMKLGAYDFLTKPVHLDKLILLIQRAIAQMDQHQQLQNLSEQLEKHKDMENIIGSSGCIKKLQEMIRQIAPTDATVLLQGESGVGKEIFASAIHQNSMRSLGPFVKVHCGALPENLLESELFGHEKGAFTGATARRKGRFELANGGTIFLDEIGDISPAVQIKLLRVLQEREFERVGGEETIKTDIRIISATNKNLKQAVQDKIFREDLYYRLNVVELAIPPLRERKEDIPLLVDFFLKNFSNKYNKQIKSFDTEAMKKVLTYSWPGNIRELQNSIETAVVLSKDQEISVHVLPAHLQDL